Part of the Bombina bombina isolate aBomBom1 chromosome 8, aBomBom1.pri, whole genome shotgun sequence genome is shown below.
aaaaataactacatttgcATAATGTTATTTGAGAGACCTGGAGTTCttcctttaacatattttttaattttctttttctcaAAACAAAAGCTGTTAACATTTATTGCACTTCATATAAATTACACTATAAAGTACTGTGCTCGTCCATAATTATCTGTGTATTATTTTAGCTATTATTATTAATTCATATAATCTAAGAATATATAAATGTGCTACAAGTTTGAAAGACTCagtagttttttttccatttgatcATCATAGTGTTTCCATGTGTCATATTCAATTTCCAGCTTCTTTGAATACAATAGTCCCAACTCTTCGCTCTTTGCTGTGATGACAAAGACCTTACAACGTTGTTAGTCAGTAAGTTGCTTTTCTCTACTGCTTGCATTTGTGAACATAATATCCAGTGACATATCCAATAATGAAGATGATCCAAAACAAGGCAAGACCACCCACTACTTTCAGAGCTACCCCAATCTTTCCTGTGCACAACACATTGTAaaccctggaaaaaaaaaaaaaacaataattacaacttaaagggacacacaggtcaaattaaattttcatgattcagatacagcatgcaattttaaacaactttccaatttacttccattaaaaaaatgtgcacagtctttatatttacactttttgagtgaccagctcctactgagcatgtgcaagaattcacagactatacgtatatgcatttgtgattggctgattgctatcacatggtacagggggagtggaaatatacataactttgaaatttgtttgaaaaaaatctactacttatttgaaattcagagtaaatgctattgcattgtcttgttatcttgcatttgttgataatgcaaatcgactgtaaaaaaatacatgttaaagtTATTTATTCAATAATTAAATCTTGTCATTTATAATTAAAATACCTTAGATgcaattctcttaaagggacactaaacccaaatagtttattttatgattcagattgagcatgcaattttgagcaaatgtctaatttactcctattatcaattttttttttaaaacaaagcagtaatgtaaagcttaggagccagcccattttaggttcagctcaCTGGATTATTGGTGGCTTAatttggctaaccaataagcaagcgtaacccaggtactgaaccaaaaatgggctggctcctaaccttgctataaacatagcaagagaacaaagaaaatttgataataggactaaattagaaagttgcttaaaattgcattctctatctgaatcattaaagaaagaatttgggtttagtgttctattaaataaaaaaaaaagtgttgtaaaACTTTACAAGTACATTTTTGTTCatttttgtacacttttttttagttatttcttttttttttttgagagattTCATTTATAATAATCCTTCAACACCCTGTATGTAGGCTCTTTTAGTAAAACAATATTGTCCTTTTTTAAATTAGTTTCATCTTTACATCTTTATTGAGTTCACAAGTAATTACAAtcaagaaaacaaacaataaaataattcaaCATAAGAAAAATTAAAAGGTATAGAAAACAAACCATTTGGCCATGGAATACAGCACTATTAGGCGACAAAAAAAAGCTTCAAAAGGCGGTATTTACACTCACGGCACAGAATTTACTCTAACcactatctattaaagggacatgaaacccaaatttttctttcatgattcagatagagaatacaattttaaacaacattccaatttacttctattatctaatttgtttcattctttagatatcctttgttgaagaaatagcaatgcacatgggtgagccaatcaaaggaggcagctatgtgcagccaccaatcagcagctactgagcctatttagatatgcttttcaactaaggatatcaagagaatgaataattCTACTATTGTTCAGGTTTACCCTCTCCTTCCTAACATGCCCTTGATGTATTCAAAGACAGTTATACTTATCCCTTTTTTTAATTAGCTTGTGATGTTTGTCATAATTTTTTTTCAGTACCTGCTtgatccattttaaagggacagtaaacaccttgaaatgtgTATATACCATGTTTagctatgcataatgaaacaactttgcattatactgcattatttattttgtcccctttttatgatatttagctctgaaaattgggcaatttctaattcttagaacttaaactgcaccctgctgacttctcaaggctatcactgctacatatatttccctaattggctttatgagataacaactgctaaacaatgcattctatactaacattatagctggagctagccttgttgtctaatGACTAAAGccttgattggctcctccaaataagtcaattagtgggtgtagtttggctactgataaataattgcagtaaaatggatggtaatattataatgtttataaataatgtttatataatgttttaaaaatgttatgacttgcctgatatattattctatataaaaaattcttgtaattacgtgtttaatttccctttaaagggacagtcaactaaaaaaaaaaaaatattgtttaaaaagatagataatctctttattacccattcaccagttttgcataaccaacacggttatattaatacactttttacctctgtgattatcttgtatctaaatctctgcagactgcccccatatctcagttcttttgacagacttgcattttagccaatcagtgcccactgATAAGTAACTCCATTggcgtgagcacaaagttatctatatggcacacatgaactaacacctttaactgcattgagataagaggtgggcttcaagggcttagaaattagcatatgagcctacctaggtttagctttcaactaagaataccaagtgaacaaagcaaatttgat
Proteins encoded:
- the SMIM1 gene encoding small integral membrane protein 1, whose amino-acid sequence is MQPQETPGVQYSRWNDNNQDEVSINTSSTGAPTWRRVYNVLCTGKIGVALKVVGGLALFWIIFIIGYVTGYYVHKCKQ